In the genome of Cryptomeria japonica chromosome 8, Sugi_1.0, whole genome shotgun sequence, one region contains:
- the LOC131857425 gene encoding subtilisin inhibitor CLSI-I-like: protein MADEKQCSQQPTSQISEEEQKKLFEVNTAPLKEWPEVVGMLGEEAKKKIESENSDLTVVILPEGSFVTADFSNKRVRVFVDSNGIVTKTPKIG from the exons ATGGCGGATGAGAAGCAATGCTCACAACAACCCACCA GTCAGATCAGTGAAGAGGAACAGAAAAAACTGTTTGAAGTGAACACTGCTCCACTTAAGGAATGGCCAGAGGTTGTGGGTATGTTGGGGGAGGAAGCCAAGAAGAAAATTGAATCAGAAAACTCAGATTTGACTGTTGTGATACTCCCTGAAGGCTCCTTTGTTACAGCAGATTTTAGTAATAAGCGTGTAAGGGTATTTGTTGATTCCAACGGAATAGTCACCAAAACTCCAAAGATAGGTTGA